A window of Xenopus laevis strain J_2021 chromosome 1L, Xenopus_laevis_v10.1, whole genome shotgun sequence genomic DNA:
ATCCTCAAGTTTGATCTTCTTCGTCATCATTTCTTCATCTGTagtcttctcttcttctcttcgtCTTTTCTTGGATACAGACACCATGCTTGCAGTAGAGAATATGCTTAAAAGCACTTTCCTCTACGCAGCAAGGGGTATTCAAAGAAAGCACAAGAAATCTCTCTGAAAGGCAAAATCTCACAAAAATCTCAATAAATCGCACTAAAATCGCAAGGGCAACAAAAAGCACTGAGTCTCTCATAAGAAGCTCAACCGCTCTGAGTTGACCAGTAGTGGTAGCACCCAACTGTTACTTTGCCATTCACAAGATGGCAGCTTTCTGTGTGTATACAAGGCGGCCATGACACCACAGCAGCCAACACCTATATCAGAAGTAGAAATAAAGCATGTGATggtaaatatcattttaaatgttagGAGCCAATAGTAATAACAGATCCATCCACATATTGTACAACTTCCCTATGCCAGATATGCAAAATTGCTTTATTTCCAATGCGCTGTATTCTGCAACAATTTCAATTAGCATTGCTAAAATCAAGTCATGTGCCATTAAATACTTATACATATAAAAATCAGTATTTGAAGGACAAGaacctgtaaaaatatattgtaagatGTTTATGAGTGACATCTTCATTTTAGCAGGAACCACTTTTAAAgacataatgggccagattcagctTGATGATAAAATCTTATTGTCTAATTCAATACAGCCAGGTGCAAATCAATGTCAAAAACATATCTCACTGGTTaccacatgaaaactctatggggaaaaactggaaatgaattaggagcaacatttttctcctcaaattgaatctagcTCCTAAGTGTTCATGTGAAACACTATTTTCTCATGGAATGGAATCTGTCCCAATATTTAATTTGttactaaaatgaaaatgtccttcaCGCAGACttgttataaaatgtattccaTGCATTAACTGCATCGCAGAAAATACAGAGCAAACCAGGAGAATCATAACAGAGAGCTGTCCCATAGCTCCTACTTCCTCAGCTTAGTTCGTTTGAAAAATGTTCTGGACTGGGTCacctttatgtttacttttaatatgttatagaatggctaattctaagccacttttcaattggtcttcattatttattttttatattttttttaattatttgccttcttcttctgactctttccagcttttaaacagGGGTCACTTCTAAAAAACATATTCTTtggaaggctacacatttattgttattgcttctttttattactcatctttctattaaggccctgtcctgttcatattccagtatcttattcgaatcaatgcatagttgctggggtaatttggaccctagcaaccagatagctgacattgcaaatggagagctgctgaataaaaatctaaataactcaaaaaccataaataatataaacaatttcaaattgtcttagaataagtgatgggcgaatttattcgccaggcgcgaatttgtggcgaattcccccgattcgccactggcgaataaatttgcgaaaccgcagcaaaaattcaccggcggaaaaaaaatggacgccggcgcatttttgtCGACAAATGTGCGCGAATCTTTCagcgaaacgccacaaattcgcctatcactactcagTATATgactacgtcatactaaaagttaatttaaaggtgaacaaccactttaaggctCTAACATGATTTTCCAGGGATTACAGGATGGAGACCCtttgtactagtgatgtgtgggtaaaaaaaaagaatgaaatccttcgaatcgaacaaaggATGGGGGtcgaaaactgatggggaaggtccccataggctaacattgtacctcagtaggtctAAACTGCCGAAGTagttagtcaaagttttttttaaagagactatcgaatggtcggatagtcgaacgatttttagttcgaatcgtagtcaatggtcgaagtacccaaaaaaatactttgaaattcaacgtttttttacttcgaatccttcgctcgagcttagtaaatgtgccccaaagtgtgcacatggtatatttaaaaaatcctCCATCTTAATGTCAACGTTTGAGTGGGTCACCACAAAAAATTGTGGAATGTTCTCAGGAAAAggtgttatttttaaatattcatagtTATGCCCaggaagcaggcccggactggcaatctgtgggttctggcaaatgccagagtggctgctataaggtgccatagaaagtcagtatttagtgggctgctgggggctgtttaggcctctgtgtaactgaaatgccagggcctatttaggcctctgtgtaactgaaatgccagggcctatttttattctcagtccggAACTGCCAGGAAGCCTTATTTTGCATATTTGGATTCAGCCATATGAGCTGGAGCACACATTTACTCTCATAAGGAAATGTTATACAAAATTAAACATTGCCCTGCAGTGGCTAAAACATCACCAAAACAGGTATTTGCTTTTGGGTCATCATACCTGgtactaaaaaacatttagggggttatttatcaaaggtcgagtgttagttttttttacctcgaatgaactcgaaattttttattttatttatatatttttattttcaaagtgaaGGTTGACATCATTCGTGTGTGCTGACCGGGAACATCCCGGGGCACAGTTTTCATTGTCACAGATATTACTGATACATACATAAGGTAAACAAGAAAGCATATCCATCAAATTGTCAACCAAAAGGGAAAGGGagtaaaaaataaagggaaaaagggAAACATGAATGCAAGTGATTCACATAAGAGAAAAAGAGCTGTTGGTTAGATGGCATGATGAACTCGAAATttaaatggtatcttatttaagaaaaaaacttgattggcAAAAACCCAAATATGCGAGTCccccaacctgaaaactcaatttaatcgaGTATTCagcgaaaaaaaacttgaatcactcaaaaaccctccaaaaaaacttgaacatcacacaggctgttaacctcttcaattggttcaagggacctctgctattaacTACATAACTTCGACGGGGTGTAGattgtgtattttcagattcaagctattttcagagTCGGGGCATAATATATtcgcgtttttttaaaaaaaaaaacgaaaatgtgagttttgaccaaaaaagacaactcgaaaactcgaattttcgtggaaaaaataaatctgccccttaaacattacataaaccctatAGAATTGTTTCGcccccaatatggatttatgcaattAGTTCAAGTTATGTtaagatcaagtagaaggtactcttattattacagagaaaaaggaaatcatttcaaaaatTATCTGCTTACAACTCTATGGGAGGTGGTCTTTCTGTAGTTGCAAGGACTATTCCTGAATATGTATGATGTTTCCTCATCTATAACTTGTGAATGTAATGTCCCTTTATTTTTGCCACACTATTCTTTATAGCAAGGTTGCAAGGACATTCAGATAATAGGCCCTACCATGTTCCTTTGGAAAAGTATTtctcttcaataaaaaatattttcatataggTATGCCACTTTACACATATTACAGGGACCCTGTTTCAACAGAAATGTactttttagaatgaaaaaatattgccATCTTTTCCTTCTGAAGCACTGATCAAACCCATAATTAACTAATGACATTTTAAACATAATGGTGAGTAGGTGGTACTTTCTTGCTTTAGCCCTCAAAGTGTGTCCTAGAACTGTGTTATATCCAGGGCCTTCTTATAAGttatactgtaataaaacattatctgatTTGCGTCAACCTACTCAGTCCCCTTATTCTAATGTTCAGCCCCATGTATGTTATTTTAGTGCCTTGGCTCCTTCACATTTTTGTGGGCTTGGGTGTGGTTTAACTACTGCACCCAACACCCCTGTATTAAAAGTCAAAATTACCTTTTCATactggaaataaataaatcaaaatttttgtttgcatacttttatttataatatgaCAAACTATAGTACATGATGAGTTCTGGTAGAAGAAacaaatatttgtgtatttaggCAAAAATAGCTGTATGTTTCACTTTGCAATCATCCCATTCTTtgtgttttgtaataaaagtggTGAGGTGTAAAATGCCATGTTACTTTTCATACTGATCAAGACGCAGGCATCCCTAAGCACTTATTcagcagcttagttatcatcttAACTAAATGGAGAATCCTAAGTCTTGATATGTATATGGGAGTGTTGACCTTGGAGTAGTATATGCTGCCAGTAAAACATTATTTATCTACAAAGTTCCCTATGTTCCCCACACCAGGTCTTCTAAACTTCTGCCCCCCCAAGAACTACTGTCTGGGTGCTTCATGTGAATACCCTTAATTTGTATCAAATCTTGTGTAATATGTAAGAGATCTGGTAAGTTCTGGTATATCTCTGGAGAAGGTTTAAAATGCAATAGATTTAAAATGCACTGtgatttttttacaaatgtagCTGGCAGTACATGAGGGGCTTCGTCAATGTTTTGCAAGAGTTGGCTGGCATTTAAGAGTTAGTGATCAAACCAGGTCCCTTATTATTCTAATGGCGTGGTGAGCTTCATATAAATAGCGAAATTCTTTGATGACCAAACCAATTCAGGATACAAGAGAAAGCAGTATTTTTCACCCTACAGAAGCATCCAAACTACAtataaacaaaagaaagaaatcaaTGGCTCACGTAAATTAATTGTATAATTAAATTGACTTTCTTCATCAAAATGAAACCCCTTGTATGCTAAAGGTGAAACGTCTTTTCCCGCAGTCTTCTAGACACCTGTAAAATCACATGGAAGAAAAAACCCTTAGAAAAATCTTTatcttaataattaataataaatcttaATATCAACTAAGCCCATATTGACAGTTTATCAATTCCTCCCATGATGTTGAGAGCCAAATTTAATTTCTAAGTCAGGTGAGCTATCtctcaaggaaaaaaacaatgtCTTGTGTCTggggattaaaaaaatgttttttttctccagcctGTTGTCTAAAATAACATTTGCCATTACTACAATTGTATTTTCGTGCTATAGACTCTGCATTTTGACTCCTAGTTTTAATATTTCTAGAAATCAGAACctagtttttaaataatgtaatattcCATTAAAATGTTTACAGTGGGGAAAGTGTAACGACTGCAGAGGTATGATTCCATATTTAAATACAACTTACAAGTGAGGCTAAAAGCTGTATATTAGGAGTCACATACAACCTTTAAAACATCACTTTTACTTAACTATATACAAGATAATCCCCCTTAGGGCAATAATACACAGTGCTACTTGTCGCAAATTTTTATCGCGGCTgcaaatgccagaaaataccctgctgATGATGCTTTTTATGATGCAATGTTCTTGTTCATCTTCAGCCCAGGTTTCCACTCCCACTTCTTCTGTGTTGATATTTCTGTGTCCAGTGAAAGAACTCATAATTCACCTGTTTCTTAACAGTTTTACCAAGCGTCCACTGCAAACTAATATTGAGGCAGGTGAGGttataaattttttatatatattaaccaGATTGGACCCAGTGTCTTCCCACAACTGTGTAAATTGCAATCTATAGTTGTCTATTGCTTGTAGTTTAGGTGCACAAGCACTTAGCCAACATGAATCCACAATGTAGTTCTGACAAAAGATGTCAATGTAGGGGTTATATATATGACTGGATGGGGGCATTAATAACTGCTTATCTATTgtgtacaaaatacaaatactgaTTCTAGCCAAACGATGATTCAGCTTTGTGCCACTTACTGTGGTAACGGTGATAGGGTGTCATTTTGTGTGCTGCACCTACAAGGACTAAGACAATTAGAATTCACGAGCCATTGGTATATGTTTGTGAAGTCTGCGGTAACAGGATAGATGGtccttatttttataaataagtaataaacCTCATTTGCTGCAAAGTTCTCTTATTTGGTCAAATCACTTTGTAACATTCATATAGTTCTAAAAATAAAGGCAATTCTTTCAACCCACCTCAGTGtcataaacaatttaaaaagcaaagaaccAAGGACAGATCCCACTAACAACACTTGCCTAGTTacatgttccatttatcaccactctttgtaatttatCCTTCAGCCATATCTCTATCCAAGTACatatattatgttccaggccaatgttAATTTTATCAGTAACCCGTGTGGTACTGtataaaatgctataaaaagTAATTCCAGCATCATGACTCTAATTTCACCCTCCCAAAGCTTGCCTAACACTGACGTCAAACAAACAGGCCTatatttttcaggctgagaacaggatcccatTTTGAACAATGATATTATTAGCAATTTGCTTATCTCTTGACACTGTGCCAGACCTTTAAGAATCTTGGAAATTTACAAAAGTGGTTTGCCAATAACAGAGGTTAGTTATTTTATGTCTCTGGGGTGAATACCATTCAGGTCTGGACTTTGGTTTACTTTTGCATGTTTTAGTCTCTTTTTTCAAACTTCCTTCTGAGTCTACCAGTTATCACTGATTTAATAATTAGAATTGGatatattaaaaaggaaaccaatAGGTAGCTCCTTAGTTGTGTAACGAGACAACAAATAACAGTTCAAATATCTCATTTTCCCcattctcatgaatcaatatctCACTGATGGCCCCATCCGTACTTGCAtcttactatttatttttaaagaataaatttaaattttactcCTTGCTCCTTTTCATTCtctattttagctttttttatgatttactGACCTCCAGCTGTCCCATCTAACTTGAATGCTTCAATAAACATTTCTTACTTACCAAACTCAACACAAATGCTTCTATCAAACCATAACAGTTTGGTTTTGCTACATTTTCCTTGCTGGAGTTAGTTTACAGTTGGAGTACTGAATGTTTAATATCCCTGCATATATGTTATTTCTCTCTATCCTGCTTTAACAGAAGGTTGTTGACAGATCTGCACCACCCAGTGTGTATTTAATGTGCCTTCTGCCTTTGACACACTTGGGACTTAGGTCCAATACTGGTATGACTGCTGCAGGGGTAGATAAAGAGAAGCTAAACAAGGAGTGCAATgtctttcaggaaaaaaacatgggggGTGGGAGTATATTAATTGGTGTATcacaaatttgaaaaatgattatAAAAAAGATTAAGGAACCCCATTGTAGCCAATTATCATATACCTATGGTCACAAATGAGTTTATTAAACCACTTACTCAACTGTGCAACATCTAAAAGTATCCCATCTagttgataaatacatttcagataaacttaaaataaaaatgtatctctaaagtgcagtgcaatcaTTTAATTGATTCATTTAAATGAGAACCTAACCTTAAAGTACTGATTgagaaataattaattaattcaacCATAAAGTGCATGTGTCAATTCATTCACAATTCATTAActtatttaagtatatatttgatttaaagtgcagtgcaataaattaatttttcaattaaGTATGatttatgaacacatttctgtgaccactaataaggataaaaaatataaggatataaaacCGTTATGCTCAAATTCATGTAGTATTAGAGTGAAAAGGAAATGTaggatggtggagttgtcccaaatgctgctgcctattattttctattCCTGGGACATCACAAAGTAGGAGAAGACAGACTAACCGAGACTGTGTTCTTGTATTTTACCTTGCCCTAATCTGTAGGAGATCTTAGTCTAAAAACACACAAATCATCGGCCCCCTTGGAAATGAATAAAGTATGGAGAAGGAGAAAGGAAGTACAAGTTTGAGCAATAGGTCACCTATTCACCAACCGCTCACGACCAATCCGGATCGAATAAATACAAATTGCTAAAAATGATCCCAAGTTTAAAAACCAATGCTCAGGGCAAAGAATCACCAATGCACATATCGCTATATATTAGCTTTCTCAAGGCAAGATATAATAATTGTCCAATCGATACTGACATGGTTCAGACCCCTGTAGTAACAATTGGATAAGATTATAAGTAGATAATCAAGGGTATCCACCCCTGcttttcatttaaatttgaaaaaagcaATTCTAGCATTTTATGTGCCAAAGATTAATCCATGATAGTGGGtctagcaggtattctgctctgCCAGAGTCtgtaatcaggcccggatttggggagAGGCTGCCTAGGCCCGGGCGGCAAGatgtttaggggcggcatgcaggCACCTCTAACATCTATATTTCTTACAGGATAAGCCAAAATGGACCACTTGCTCAGCTCTGTGACTCTTTAAAAACtgtgccatttattttttttaaagcattggcACCCCCACGTAGCCACCTTGACCCAGAATCCGGTACTTTATTCGCTTCTGAAAAAAGGAGTGGAAAGCAGTGCCTTGTATCTTCTTCAGGCAGTGACTGCGCATGTTATTGTGTGCTCGCAACCTCGTGACGTCACTGGGTCAGATGAAGCGCTAGTTCTCATCAGAGGCTGCCACAGAGCTGTGCACAACAGAGGCGGTCATGTGAATTTGGCTAGCTGCTTCAGCCCCAGTATTGTTCAAGTATTCAGGGAGGGATCAGTAGTTTGCTTCCAGTAGATTGGGGCGGCGGCACTgcagctgggcctaggggggggCAAGAaaggtaaatccagccctgtctgtAATGTTTCTTATTATGAATTGACAGGCACTTTAATTGTTAATGCACATACACCAGGTGATCTGGGTCCCCAAGGGCCACTGGCAGATGTAGCCACATTGTCCCTGGCACACACAGCTGCCCTATTAGCTCAGCACTACTGGGTATAGAGAGCCTACCCTGCAGTCCAGTCACTTGCACCTGAGGTGCCACCGTCTCCCGCCCACCTCACAGCACAAGTATTCTAATGCGTACACCTTGCCTAGTTAGCTCAATGACTCTACTCTTGACCTCTCACAACATTCATCCCCCATCTCGGCTAACCGCTCTGCCCCGTTCCCTTCCAACATGTCCGTCCATCAACCCCAATCCTTCCCTCTGCCCATTCCCGCGCATCCCATTAGGCCGTGCGTCTTTAGCTTTGGATTTGGCCCAACGTTATCGACTGACGAACCCGCACTTCCACCCTTCGTGGCAGAGAGTAACTAATAAATGCAGATCCGCTACAATGGCCACCGCCCGCCATATTACCCAGCTACGATCATACATTGATTTATTACTCATGGAATAGTTTCGATCCCCATAGATTGCTAACGATTCGGCCTACACTGGCCTCGTAAGCAACCGATCTCCGCACGTCTATGTTTAGAAGATAGAGCAAAGGCGGACCCTGTACTGCTATTTGCAATGAGATTAATCTCTGTACTGCCCGTGTAAATTCCATGACTAGAATGATCTGCACGAACACCAGACTTCCGGCTACGCTACCTATTTCTTTCCCACCCGAACGCGTCTTAGCCCCGCCTTCCCTTCCTAAGCCCTCCCCTCGCTGGCTGCATCGCCACGTCAGGCCTGCTCACTGTGCTCAGTTCCGGTTTGCTAGGAGCAGCGCAGCTCATTGCAACGTTTCTTCCGGGGGCTAAGTAAGTGCACTGCTATGCTGGGCTCCAATTCAATACAAAGTACGATTGAAAATTGGTTTTCTAGTATCAGTACAGAAGGGCTATATGCAATTCTTAAACTTTTAAGCTACTGATGATTTGAGGGCCCCCTAATTAGTAGACTAAGGAGTCAGCGCAGGGATTAACACGTCATATatgaagggatgctgggagttatttaGTCGAGAAGGTGTTGGTGGCAGTACTTTATAATGacagggatgcagggagttgtagggCCAAGAGGGTATTGGTGAGCAGTACATTGAATTGGCAGGGATACTGGGAGTTATATGGTTCTGTGAGTATTGGGTCAGTACATTGAACTGGTATGCATACTGGTCAGGTGGCTATTGGGTcagtatattgaatatatatatggtCAGGAAGGTATTGGTGAGCAGAATATTCAATTGGAAGGAAAGGTCTATGTCAGGAGGGTATTGGGGACAGTACATTAActggtgggatgctgggagttatatgGTCAGAAAGGTATTGGTGGGCAGTACATTGAAATGgcaggaatgctgggagttgtatggtTAGGAGGATATTGGGGGCAGTACAtttaattgcaagatattttGGGGGAGTTTTGTTGTCAATAAGGTATTGGTCATCTGaggtgtcactgtgtgtgtgtttgtgtgtgtcagcTGCAGGGCAAATGGATACCCCATTTCACCAATGACTGACTGTCCCTTTATTGCAGGAGGGGAGCTGTAAGACTTCAGGATGGAGAGCCTCTACCGGGTTCCATTTACTGTGTTGGAATGCCCCAACCTCAAGCTAAAGAAGCCCTCCTGGCTGCACATGCCATCTGCAATGACAGTATACGCCATGGTGGTTGTGTCCTATTTCCTCATAACTGGAGGTAATGACTGTGTACATTCTGCTGCTGCCATTGCACCCAACAGCTCATTCATACGCAATCTCCTACTTCACAATGCTCTGAATGTGCATGAGATCATTAGGAATCACTCATAAAACGGAAAAGATTTTTATAATGAGCTCCGATTTTGGTACACAACTGGATAATGCAACTTGTACCACATAGCTTTACTATTCAAAAAGTTTGTTTCTATATCCACGACCCACAATCCAAATCTTGGTGTGGCTCAGCCTTGTGCTGAAAGTgcagaattttcaaaaattaggGGTGCTTCAAGAAAACCCAGCTAGCAGGGCTTAATATCAATACAATTAGTGCAGCCCCTCAGTgtgcatttattagaagtgtaCCTGATTTTACAATTGATCTGTAAACCTTAGATTACAGAATGAGCAAATTGCACAGAACTGAACACAAAGGGACCAATGTCTTCTCTTCCTTTCCTTACAGTGTGTTTATTTTGCTACTGGGTAGAAAGCCTTACCCCCACTTCTGCCCAGATAAAGGTTTTAAGATAATCTCACTTGTGGTGGGtagaaatgatgatgataaattaTCGGGTCCATCTGAGTAAAAATATGAAGCGGGTCCATCTTGAATGGGATACAGACAATGAAACTCCTACTAGTGATGAgggaatttttttgccagccatggattcacggaaaaattatgcatttcaccatctgcaaattattttgtgaaatagcggcaaaaatgttgccaagacaaaaaagttgccataagaaaaaacacccattgactttaatgtatttggacaaaaaagtcgcagagacaaataaaaatttgccacaGGAAAAACCCCCAGTAATGATCAATTTAGAGCGAGAAAAAATGGCCCACACGTAACAAATTGttgtgcataaaataatttttgccgCTCATTGACTTCCATGCGTTTCtcaaatgttttgcaaattttccagcgatgtaaaacagattcactcatcaataCACCTTGTAGTACCATAAAGAAGTGGCAGAAAAGTGCCAGAAAGGccattatgtattatatttatttaaaaatgtctgtGCACACTGTTGCTTAAATAATGATCTATTTAGTCTGCAATAGCTGACGGTGCATGAGAAAAagatataatatatttatctCAATTCGCACTCTATAGATTGAAGTTAATTCATTAAATTTTATTTAACCGCGAGTCTTTATTAACTAATCATCAACTATCAAATTCATATATGTATACTACATTCAATGCAAATGAATATAACAATTCATTGATATAACCATTCATGTGCAATAGATTAATTATAATAGTCATACACGAGCCAGATTAAAATCCATTGTGCTGTACACCAGTTTACTAATAAAAATACTGCAGGAGGAGGTAAAAGTTTGAATGACTCAAACTTTGGCATAGGCAATTCCCCTACTATGTTAACTATGTTAATTTTAATCCAAATTGAAGGGAACTTTACTATTTATATCAGTAACCGATTATGAATTTATATATGactattataattaattaatctatTGCACATGAATTGTTATATTAATTTGCATTGCATGTAGTATACATATATGAATTTGATAGTTGATGATTAGTTAATAAAGACTCGTGGTTAAATAGAATTGAATGAATTAACTTAAATCTATAGATCCTTTTtgctttaaaatatgtattatgaGTTCCTTACCCACATGAGGGCAGCAGTAAAGCAGAGGCAGGCAGCCATCTACTGCTGCTATTACATAAGGCTATTGATTTTAGCACTGGATCCTTATCATATATGTTAACCTTTTTTACATGCCATATTCTTAACAGACCATTTGCAATACTGGTAAATATTCAGTTACCATATACAACAAAATATAAACAACAATATCCCTGTGCTATTGTGGTGACCTTCTTGTCTTTGTGGATTTAGGAATAATATATGATGTGATTGTGGAACCACCGAGTGTGGGCTCTATGACCGATGAACATGGGCATCAGAGGCCAGTGGCTTTTCTAGCCTACAGGtacagtgttttattttattctttttgtttgTAAGCATATTCCATAAAGCAAACCACAGAGGTACATATAAAGTCACCCGATTTATAGTATATGTGTGGTGGCCCAAAGATCCCTACCAATATCCATGTACCATTGGTTATTTGTCAGCCAGGCAAATActggtttaaaggataaggaaaggctaaaactaagcaAGTAgtcatcaaagtaatgctgctctgagtcctctgtcaaaagaaacacagcatttctttccttctattttgtacagCTTTGTATcacacttccttctttcagcataaacctccagggcagggcttgagcatgcttagtttgctcctcccctccctgctgtaacctgAGTCCAGAACTATTAGTGAGCTGGGAGAGATTCAGACAGGATGtctcaccaagctaatatggcagctgctagccTAAAACAGAGAAAgtctctagagctgtttattcagatatggtaaagcattatacagaatatattagggatgcaccgaatccactatattggattcggccgaatcctacgcGAGAGATTCGgctaaataccgaaccgaatcctaatttgcatatgcagattaggggtgggggaaaatgtacttccttgttttgtgacaaaaagtcacgcgatttccctccctgtccctaatttgcatatgcaaactagggttcgGCCGGGcggaaggattcagccgaatcctgctgaaaaggccaaatcccgaaccgaatcctggatttggtgcatccctagaataaatatatcattatagcttgcactaatgtggctaatctattggcaataatttgccttagtagctttccttcttttttaaatagcaatttccttttcaaattgcaaagttgcttagaattacattatgtaagaaa
This region includes:
- the ostc.L gene encoding oligosaccharyltransferase complex subunit ostc-A, with protein sequence MESLYRVPFTVLECPNLKLKKPSWLHMPSAMTVYAMVVVSYFLITGGIIYDVIVEPPSVGSMTDEHGHQRPVAFLAYRVNGQYIMEGLASSFLFTMGGLGFIILDRSNTPNIPKLNRFLLLFIGFVCVLLSFFMARVFMRMKLPGYLMG